A genomic region of Pseudomonas sp. MPC6 contains the following coding sequences:
- a CDS encoding PepSY domain-containing protein translates to MKSGFIAHATLLSLLLSGYALADDDCSDPVSDWQPRDTLRQQVERQYGWSVQRIKVDDGCYELKGLDRKGNAIEASYSPASLRLRTLEIHFRDDGDARDYLGSPLTE, encoded by the coding sequence ATGAAATCAGGTTTTATTGCCCATGCCACGCTGTTGAGCCTGCTGCTCAGTGGTTACGCCCTGGCCGATGACGATTGCAGCGACCCGGTGAGCGACTGGCAACCGCGCGACACCTTGCGTCAGCAGGTCGAGCGGCAATACGGCTGGAGCGTGCAACGCATCAAGGTCGACGACGGTTGTTACGAGCTCAAGGGCCTGGACCGTAAAGGCAACGCCATCGAAGCCAGCTACTCACCGGCCTCGCTGCGTTTGCGCACACTCGAGATACATTTCCGCGACGACGGCGATGCGAGGGATTACCTCGGTAGCCCGCTCACCGAATGA
- a CDS encoding HAMP domain-containing sensor histidine kinase: MKPSSSLQKRLGLGLTLGTTLLWLAATVGAWLVVQHELNEAFDSALEETAQRILPLAVLEISNREEPREAQHVATLKMHKEYLTYLVRDAQGQILMQSHDANPKIFNQQPAEGFSTTKKYRLYGASALRETVFIEVAEPLEHRREAAREALLALLLPLLALIPISLLGTWMFVRISLRSVLAYRRAVEARGVGDLSPINGAQLPAEIAPLAEAVNHLLERLRKALETERSFTANSAHELRTPLAATLAQIQRLHHEAPEGPLRVRAAKIENALRDLARLSEKLMQLAKAEGGGLLSETPQDLIPLLAHGVDEWNQRSGQRIALQLPSQACVYSTIDPDAFGILLRNLIENALKYGASDQPIEVSLTEQAQLRVINGGPAVPASVLQHLTERFVRGHSEISGSGLGLAITKTIVQGVNARMNLVSPATGRRDGFEVCIWLPLASTIEV; the protein is encoded by the coding sequence ATGAAGCCGTCGTCAAGCCTGCAAAAGCGTCTCGGCCTGGGATTGACGTTGGGCACCACCTTGCTGTGGCTGGCGGCGACCGTCGGCGCCTGGCTGGTGGTGCAACATGAATTGAACGAGGCGTTCGACAGTGCGCTGGAAGAGACCGCGCAGCGCATCCTGCCCTTGGCCGTGCTGGAAATCAGCAACCGGGAAGAACCCCGTGAGGCGCAACATGTCGCCACCCTGAAAATGCACAAGGAATACCTGACGTACCTGGTGCGCGATGCCCAGGGCCAGATCCTGATGCAGTCTCACGACGCCAACCCGAAGATCTTCAACCAACAACCGGCCGAAGGCTTTTCAACCACAAAAAAATACCGTCTGTACGGCGCGAGTGCGCTGCGTGAAACGGTGTTTATCGAGGTTGCCGAACCGCTGGAACATCGCCGTGAAGCGGCACGGGAAGCCTTGCTGGCCTTGTTGTTGCCGTTATTGGCGCTGATTCCCATCAGCCTGTTAGGCACCTGGATGTTTGTGCGCATCAGCCTGCGCAGCGTATTGGCTTATCGTCGTGCCGTGGAGGCTCGCGGGGTGGGTGATCTGTCGCCGATCAACGGGGCGCAATTGCCGGCGGAAATCGCTCCTCTGGCGGAGGCGGTCAATCATCTGCTGGAGCGCTTGCGCAAGGCCTTGGAGACCGAGCGCAGCTTTACTGCCAACAGCGCTCATGAACTGCGTACGCCACTGGCGGCGACCCTGGCGCAAATCCAGCGACTGCACCATGAGGCGCCCGAGGGCCCGTTGCGAGTGCGTGCGGCGAAGATCGAAAACGCGTTGCGCGACCTGGCGCGGCTCTCGGAAAAGCTCATGCAACTGGCCAAGGCCGAAGGCGGTGGGCTGTTGTCCGAAACGCCTCAGGACCTGATTCCGTTGCTGGCCCATGGGGTTGACGAGTGGAACCAACGCAGCGGCCAGCGAATTGCGTTGCAGTTGCCCAGCCAGGCTTGCGTGTACTCGACCATCGACCCGGACGCCTTCGGCATTTTGCTGCGCAACCTGATTGAAAATGCGCTGAAGTACGGCGCGTCGGATCAACCGATCGAAGTCAGCCTCACCGAACAGGCCCAACTACGGGTCATCAATGGCGGCCCGGCGGTGCCAGCGTCGGTATTGCAGCACCTGACCGAGCGCTTTGTGCGAGGTCACAGTGAAATCAGCGGTTCAGGCTTGGGCTTGGCGATTACCAAAACCATTGTGCAGGGCGTCAACGCGAGAATGAATTTGGTCTCGCCAGCAACAGGTCGTCGGGATGGCTTCGAGGTGTGCATCTGGTTACCGCTCGCATCAACTATTGAAGTCTGA
- the potE gene encoding putrescine-ornithine antiporter, with amino-acid sequence MADSSKKMSLMGLTTLVTVNMMGSGIIMLPTSMAQLGAVSLLSWIVTAVGSMAIAYCFSQCGIYCPRSGGLSAYTEEAHAKSGFFLCSYLYFLSLAIANVAVAISAVGYMTSFVPWLGSGAIPLFVGTVGLLWLTTVANFGGPGITGKIGAITVWGVIIPVAGLSIIGWFWFKPDVLAAAWNPNNLPISEAIGKAIPLTLWAFLGMESAAQASDAVEDPKRTVPLACLFGTLGAAVVYVLSTTVIQGIIPNAELANSSAPFALVYAHMFNPTVGNIIMALAVMACVGSLLGWQFTLAQTAKMTADQGMFLKLFSKVSARNAPIVGMLVCGVLQTLLALSTISPNASAQFAKLVSLAAVTNLIPYVTAATGLLVMMYKANVSAGVYTRNTVLLLVAVAYSLYALYACGRDAVFGGTLVLVFGYLLYGFLAKRFVDPSPAAQTRADNP; translated from the coding sequence ATGGCCGACTCAAGCAAGAAAATGAGCCTCATGGGGCTCACCACACTGGTGACGGTGAACATGATGGGCTCAGGCATCATCATGTTGCCGACGAGCATGGCCCAACTCGGGGCCGTTTCATTGCTGTCATGGATCGTCACTGCCGTCGGTTCCATGGCCATTGCTTACTGCTTTTCCCAGTGCGGCATCTACTGTCCGCGCTCAGGCGGGTTATCCGCCTACACCGAAGAGGCGCACGCCAAATCAGGGTTCTTCCTCTGTTCGTATCTGTACTTCCTTTCGCTGGCCATCGCCAACGTAGCGGTCGCCATCTCCGCAGTGGGGTACATGACATCGTTCGTGCCGTGGCTGGGGAGTGGCGCCATTCCGCTGTTTGTCGGAACAGTCGGCTTGCTCTGGTTGACCACCGTGGCCAATTTTGGCGGCCCCGGCATCACGGGCAAGATCGGTGCGATTACCGTGTGGGGTGTGATCATTCCGGTGGCCGGCTTGAGCATCATTGGCTGGTTCTGGTTCAAGCCCGATGTGCTGGCTGCCGCCTGGAACCCGAACAACCTGCCAATCTCCGAAGCCATCGGCAAGGCGATTCCCCTGACCCTGTGGGCCTTCCTCGGTATGGAGTCGGCGGCACAGGCCTCCGATGCAGTGGAAGATCCCAAACGCACCGTGCCGCTGGCCTGCCTGTTTGGCACGCTGGGTGCGGCAGTGGTTTATGTGCTGTCGACCACGGTTATTCAGGGGATCATACCCAATGCCGAACTGGCCAACTCATCGGCCCCTTTCGCGCTCGTCTATGCACACATGTTCAACCCCACGGTCGGCAACATCATCATGGCGCTGGCGGTGATGGCCTGTGTCGGTTCGCTGCTGGGCTGGCAGTTCACCCTGGCGCAAACCGCCAAGATGACGGCTGACCAAGGGATGTTCCTGAAACTGTTCAGCAAGGTCAGCGCACGAAACGCCCCTATAGTCGGAATGCTGGTCTGTGGTGTGTTGCAGACCTTGTTGGCGCTATCGACCATTTCGCCCAACGCCAGTGCCCAATTCGCAAAACTCGTCAGCCTGGCGGCAGTGACCAACCTGATTCCCTATGTGACGGCGGCCACCGGCCTGCTGGTCATGATGTACAAAGCCAACGTCAGTGCCGGCGTATACACCCGCAACACAGTGCTATTGCTGGTTGCCGTGGCGTATTCCTTGTACGCCCTGTATGCCTGCGGCAGAGACGCCGTGTTCGGCGGCACCCTCGTCCTGGTGTTCGGCTACCTGCTCTACGGTTTCCTCGCCAAACGTTTCGTCGACCCATCTCCAGCCGCTCAGACCCGGGCCGACAACCCTTGA
- a CDS encoding amino acid ABC transporter substrate-binding protein has protein sequence MNVKLTKANNLLLVCLLTLVPVLADANTLERVRASNTFTLGYLPDVAPFSVQAADKASGYAIDLCLKIADKVKTELGLPGLQIRYQPVTVTDEMSAVSSGKVDILCTPTPPTLERRKAVSYSVPIYTAGLSVVVRKDASEALLNVLNGKVARTGPTWRATVNRGLSNQTYATTAGGVTETWIRQQMRLLGVVATLVTVENTDAGLERVAEGKADAFFAERMMLKNLLSTHHSAGNLVLLDRIFEYAPTAMAVDRDDENFRLLVDTALSEMYRSGEIEQAFDKYLGGASDTAKKLFKVYAIP, from the coding sequence ATGAACGTGAAACTGACCAAAGCCAACAACCTGCTGCTCGTTTGCCTGCTCACGCTGGTACCGGTACTGGCTGACGCCAATACGCTTGAACGCGTGCGGGCGAGCAATACCTTCACCCTCGGCTACCTGCCGGACGTTGCACCTTTTAGCGTCCAGGCTGCCGATAAAGCCAGCGGTTATGCCATCGATCTCTGTCTGAAAATCGCCGACAAGGTCAAGACCGAGTTGGGTTTGCCCGGGTTGCAAATACGTTACCAGCCCGTCACGGTCACCGACGAGATGAGCGCCGTCAGCTCCGGGAAGGTCGACATTCTTTGTACGCCGACCCCTCCCACACTGGAGCGGCGCAAGGCTGTGAGCTACTCGGTACCGATCTACACGGCCGGCCTCTCGGTCGTGGTGCGCAAGGATGCATCAGAGGCGTTGCTCAATGTGCTTAACGGCAAGGTGGCTCGTACCGGGCCAACCTGGCGAGCGACTGTCAATCGCGGGCTGTCCAACCAAACCTATGCCACCACTGCTGGCGGAGTTACCGAGACCTGGATCCGTCAGCAGATGCGATTGCTGGGTGTGGTGGCCACTCTGGTCACCGTAGAAAACACTGACGCAGGCCTTGAACGGGTTGCCGAAGGCAAAGCCGATGCCTTCTTCGCGGAACGCATGATGCTCAAGAACCTCCTCAGTACACATCACTCCGCAGGAAATCTGGTTCTGCTGGATCGCATTTTTGAGTACGCGCCGACTGCAATGGCGGTGGATCGAGACGATGAAAATTTCCGCTTGCTGGTCGACACCGCACTGAGTGAAATGTATCGCTCCGGCGAGATTGAGCAGGCATTCGACAAATACCTGGGTGGTGCCAGCGACACGGCCAAAAAGCTGTTCAAGGTCTATGCGATACCGTAG
- a CDS encoding cation-translocating P-type ATPase, whose amino-acid sequence MSSAVEPDNRRIASAYLEEVETIIHRLDSDIRAGLSNAQAQMRLCRDGANELRTQPVKPAWHYLLAQFRDPLVYLLLVAATITLVIWFLGEGREWPVDAVVITLIVLANALLGFFQEARSQRAVAALAKLTQTTSSVIRDAVLSRIPSHQLVIGDLLVLSEGDSVGADARLIQANALRVLEASLTGESEAVSKNAARLRTEVPLAERSNMVFKGTAIAQGSGLGVVTAIGMATEIGAIAHLLDVTQEEVTPLQKEVREIGRMLGIAVLVIASVVVVAVLMLTDIHSADDVLRVLLLGVSLAVAAVPEGLPAVLSLVLAFGVQRMARNKAIIKQLSSVETLGSVSVICTDKTGTLTRSEMTIQQTMTASGKAAVSGVGYAPQGQIHHQDQPMTCGPVHSENVLLLRGGSLAGNAALAQQEDGTWVIQGDPTEGAFLVAERKLDAPARSIERFERVAEIPFTSDRKMMSALVIDHEHSDEQLLISKGAPDVLLQHCTQVQVGMDVVPLTDDLRAKALADVNELSGAALRTLSVAYRPLAAGEAVAAGESLEAGLIFIGTVGIIDPPRKEVAPAIAEAHRAGIRIIMITGDHPRTAARIAEDLGIIQAGAGAGAGALTGADLDKLDDEALAEAVKSTSVYARVAPSHKLRIVDALQAQGHVVAMTGDGVNDAPALKSADIGIAMGITGTEVTKQAGKMILADDNFATIVLAVREGRGILDNIRKFLRYLLSSNMGEVLTVFLAVVGAGVVGLVDEEGGIILPLLATQILWINLITDAAPAIAMGIDPHNDDVMTRSPRKPTDRIIDTRMWLGVLQVGLVMALATLLTVDWMLPGGLIPGTDSLDTARTGGFTVLVLAQLFNALSARSESASAFVGLFANRWLWGAIALAVALQIAVVHWSPLNKAFSTSALTLSQWGVCLAMASAVLWFSELRKLVLRLKGPV is encoded by the coding sequence ATGAGTAGCGCAGTTGAGCCTGACAATCGTCGCATCGCGTCTGCATACCTCGAAGAAGTCGAAACGATTATCCATAGGCTGGATTCTGACATTCGTGCGGGCTTGTCCAATGCGCAGGCTCAAATGCGCCTGTGCCGTGACGGGGCCAATGAGTTACGCACTCAACCTGTAAAACCCGCCTGGCATTACTTGCTGGCGCAATTTCGGGATCCGCTGGTTTATCTGCTGCTTGTCGCAGCGACCATTACCTTGGTCATCTGGTTCCTTGGAGAGGGGCGAGAATGGCCTGTTGATGCGGTGGTCATCACGCTGATTGTGCTGGCTAATGCGCTTTTGGGGTTCTTCCAGGAAGCCCGCTCGCAACGAGCGGTTGCGGCATTGGCCAAACTGACTCAAACCACGTCCTCCGTCATTCGCGACGCAGTGTTGTCGCGCATCCCCAGTCACCAACTGGTGATCGGTGATCTGCTGGTGTTATCCGAGGGCGACTCGGTGGGTGCCGATGCCCGACTTATTCAGGCCAATGCCTTACGGGTACTGGAAGCATCGCTGACTGGAGAAAGTGAAGCAGTCTCGAAAAATGCAGCCCGTTTGCGTACCGAAGTGCCTTTGGCAGAGCGCTCCAACATGGTGTTCAAAGGCACCGCCATCGCCCAGGGTTCGGGGCTCGGCGTCGTCACTGCGATCGGTATGGCGACTGAAATCGGTGCGATCGCTCATCTGCTCGACGTCACCCAGGAAGAGGTCACGCCGCTGCAAAAGGAAGTGCGCGAAATAGGGCGGATGCTCGGTATTGCTGTTCTGGTCATCGCTTCGGTTGTCGTCGTCGCTGTGCTGATGCTCACGGATATTCACAGTGCTGACGACGTATTGCGGGTTCTGCTGTTGGGGGTGTCTCTGGCGGTGGCCGCGGTGCCTGAAGGGCTGCCTGCCGTTCTGTCATTGGTGCTCGCTTTCGGTGTGCAAAGGATGGCTCGCAACAAAGCCATCATCAAGCAACTGTCCTCGGTGGAAACCCTGGGGTCGGTATCGGTCATCTGCACCGACAAGACTGGCACGCTGACTCGTTCCGAAATGACCATCCAGCAAACCATGACGGCATCCGGCAAAGCGGCGGTCAGCGGTGTCGGTTACGCCCCGCAGGGCCAGATACATCACCAGGACCAGCCCATGACTTGTGGCCCGGTGCACAGCGAAAATGTCCTGTTGTTACGCGGCGGAAGCCTGGCAGGCAATGCCGCGCTTGCGCAGCAGGAAGATGGCACCTGGGTGATTCAGGGTGATCCGACCGAGGGTGCCTTTCTGGTGGCTGAGCGCAAACTGGATGCACCTGCACGCAGCATCGAACGCTTCGAACGCGTGGCAGAAATACCGTTTACCTCCGATCGCAAAATGATGTCGGCACTGGTCATCGATCACGAGCACAGCGATGAGCAGCTGCTGATCAGCAAGGGGGCGCCGGATGTACTCCTTCAACATTGCACACAGGTTCAAGTCGGGATGGATGTCGTGCCACTCACCGACGACCTTCGTGCAAAAGCCTTGGCCGATGTGAATGAGTTGTCGGGGGCCGCGTTGCGCACACTTTCCGTGGCGTACCGTCCTTTGGCGGCCGGTGAAGCTGTTGCGGCCGGTGAATCCCTTGAGGCAGGGCTTATTTTCATCGGTACGGTCGGCATCATCGACCCACCCCGCAAAGAAGTCGCACCGGCCATTGCCGAGGCCCATCGAGCAGGCATCCGCATCATTATGATCACCGGCGACCATCCGCGAACGGCGGCCCGCATTGCCGAGGATCTGGGCATCATCCAGGCCGGTGCCGGTGCCGGTGCCGGTGCGTTGACAGGTGCCGATCTGGATAAGCTGGACGATGAGGCTTTGGCCGAGGCTGTTAAATCGACCTCTGTTTACGCCCGTGTTGCACCATCGCATAAGTTGCGGATTGTCGATGCGCTTCAGGCGCAGGGACATGTGGTGGCGATGACCGGGGATGGTGTCAATGACGCACCCGCACTTAAGTCTGCCGATATCGGCATTGCCATGGGCATCACCGGCACAGAGGTGACCAAGCAGGCAGGGAAAATGATTCTGGCTGACGATAACTTCGCGACCATTGTGTTGGCCGTTCGCGAAGGGCGCGGGATTCTGGACAATATTCGCAAGTTCCTTCGTTACTTGCTGTCTTCCAACATGGGTGAAGTACTGACGGTCTTTCTTGCCGTCGTCGGGGCCGGCGTCGTCGGCCTGGTGGATGAGGAGGGCGGGATCATCCTGCCGCTGCTGGCCACCCAGATTCTGTGGATCAATCTGATCACGGATGCGGCGCCTGCCATTGCCATGGGCATTGACCCGCACAATGATGACGTCATGACGCGTAGCCCGCGCAAGCCTACGGACAGAATCATCGATACACGCATGTGGCTGGGCGTGCTGCAGGTGGGGCTGGTCATGGCGTTGGCGACTTTGTTGACGGTCGACTGGATGCTGCCGGGAGGGTTGATACCGGGGACCGATTCGCTGGATACGGCGCGCACCGGTGGTTTTACGGTCCTTGTATTGGCCCAGCTATTTAACGCACTGAGTGCTCGCTCGGAGTCAGCCAGTGCATTCGTCGGGCTGTTCGCCAATCGATGGCTCTGGGGGGCAATTGCCCTGGCAGTGGCCTTGCAGATTGCAGTGGTGCACTGGTCGCCACTCAACAAGGCTTTCAGCACGAGCGCATTGACGCTGAGCCAGTGGGGGGTTTGTTTGGCAATGGCCAGTGCGGTCTTGTGGTTTAGCGAATTGCGCAAACTTGTTTTGCGGTTGAAGGGCCCTGTATGA
- a CDS encoding arginine decarboxylase (biodegradative; catalyzes the formation of agmatine from arginine), with translation MKTAVGRTFLDFYGEQMLRSDLSVSVGELGSLNDHSGPVNDAEKFAARVFGADFTFFSVGGSSASNQIVLHSAVTDGDAVLVDRNCHKSLNYALNMSGAVPLYLRPRRNARGLIGPVPLSELTPAAVTGKLADSPLATNKQARPVLAVLTNSTYDGLCYNVQTTTRELSQSVDRIHYDEAWYAYARFNPLYEGRYGMHRGERHPDDATVTVTHSTHKLLAALSQASMIHVRSGKVEVKPALFNEAFMMHTSTSPQYSIIASIDVSSKMMDDAGGYLTDESIDEAIAFRQAMARLSDEIRERNGKDWWFGVWQPDEVNGVPFAELDPEVLRHGDAWVLKPAASWHGFGDLGADYCMLDPIKVTVLTPGQRLDGQMENSGIPAPLVSSFLSSRGIVVEKTEPYSILVLFSLGVTKGKWGSLIAGLMEFKKHYERNSPLEQVLPDLVDNHVERYSGMGLKDLAEAMHQDMISSQMLRNMDAAYTLLPDPVVSPRATYARLVKGDIEQIAVRDMIDRTVAVQIVPYPPGIPLMMPGEKAGADKKAIVDYLLAMELFDGHFPGFEHDNHGVEIERDNQGRPTYKVYVVKN, from the coding sequence ATGAAGACCGCGGTCGGGCGTACGTTCCTCGACTTCTACGGCGAGCAGATGCTGCGCTCCGACCTCAGTGTTTCAGTCGGCGAATTGGGTTCGTTGAATGACCACTCGGGCCCGGTGAATGACGCGGAAAAATTCGCTGCGCGCGTGTTCGGTGCCGACTTCACCTTTTTCTCGGTCGGTGGCAGTTCGGCGAGCAATCAGATCGTCCTGCATTCAGCGGTGACCGACGGCGATGCCGTGTTGGTTGATCGCAACTGCCACAAGTCGTTGAACTATGCGTTGAATATGTCGGGGGCGGTGCCCTTGTACCTACGCCCAAGGCGCAATGCGCGGGGCCTGATCGGGCCGGTGCCCCTTTCGGAACTGACCCCGGCTGCCGTTACCGGCAAACTCGCTGACAGCCCGTTGGCCACCAATAAGCAGGCCCGCCCGGTACTCGCGGTGCTGACGAACTCGACCTACGATGGCCTTTGCTACAACGTGCAGACCACCACCCGCGAGCTGAGCCAGAGCGTCGACCGCATCCACTACGACGAAGCCTGGTATGCCTATGCGCGCTTCAACCCACTCTACGAAGGCCGCTATGGCATGCACCGTGGCGAACGCCATCCGGACGACGCCACCGTCACCGTCACCCACTCCACCCACAAGTTACTGGCGGCGCTTTCACAAGCCTCGATGATCCATGTCCGCTCGGGCAAGGTTGAGGTCAAGCCGGCTCTGTTCAACGAAGCCTTCATGATGCACACCTCCACGTCACCGCAGTACAGCATCATCGCCTCGATCGATGTTTCGTCGAAAATGATGGACGACGCAGGGGGCTACCTTACCGATGAATCCATCGACGAGGCCATTGCCTTTCGCCAGGCCATGGCTCGCCTGAGCGACGAAATCCGTGAGCGCAATGGCAAGGATTGGTGGTTCGGGGTCTGGCAACCCGATGAAGTCAACGGTGTACCTTTTGCCGAACTCGACCCTGAAGTTTTACGCCATGGCGATGCCTGGGTGCTCAAACCGGCGGCCAGCTGGCATGGCTTCGGTGACCTGGGCGCCGACTACTGCATGCTGGACCCGATCAAGGTCACGGTGCTGACGCCTGGCCAGAGGCTCGACGGTCAAATGGAGAACAGTGGCATCCCCGCGCCGCTGGTGTCGTCCTTCCTCTCCAGTCGCGGCATCGTGGTTGAGAAGACTGAGCCGTATTCCATTCTCGTGCTGTTCAGCCTCGGCGTGACCAAAGGCAAATGGGGCTCTCTGATCGCCGGCCTGATGGAATTCAAGAAACATTACGAGCGCAATTCACCGCTGGAGCAAGTCCTGCCCGATCTGGTCGACAACCATGTCGAGCGCTATAGCGGCATGGGGCTCAAGGACCTCGCCGAAGCCATGCACCAGGACATGATCAGCTCGCAGATGCTACGCAACATGGATGCGGCCTACACCTTGCTGCCGGACCCGGTCGTTTCGCCTCGAGCCACCTATGCCAGGCTGGTGAAAGGCGACATTGAGCAAATTGCCGTGCGAGACATGATCGATCGCACCGTAGCCGTGCAGATCGTCCCTTATCCGCCGGGTATTCCATTGATGATGCCCGGCGAAAAAGCCGGCGCCGATAAAAAGGCCATCGTCGACTACCTGTTGGCGATGGAACTGTTCGATGGCCACTTCCCGGGTTTCGAGCATGACAATCATGGCGTGGAAATCGAGCGTGATAACCAAGGTCGGCCAACCTACAAGGTCTATGTGGTCAAAAACTAG
- a CDS encoding response regulator transcription factor, with protein MRVLLVEDAAGLGEAVREQIADDGHAVDWVQRLDHARNSVRTTPYDLILLDLMLPDGRGLDFLRQQRSAGDVTPVIILTAKDQISDRIAGLNAGADDYLVKPFDLFELSARVAAVARRYSGNPNPQIKLGDLQVDMSARTVQRAGATVDLTAREWALFEAFVQRPSALLSKSQLEERLYAFGAEIESNTIEVYISRLRKKLGRDLIETVRGMGYRLMSA; from the coding sequence ATGCGGGTTTTATTGGTCGAAGACGCAGCGGGGCTGGGGGAAGCGGTGCGCGAACAGATCGCCGATGACGGCCACGCCGTCGATTGGGTGCAGCGTCTGGACCATGCGCGCAATAGCGTGCGCACCACGCCTTATGACCTGATCCTTCTTGACCTGATGCTCCCGGACGGTCGCGGGCTGGATTTTTTGCGTCAGCAACGCTCGGCAGGGGACGTGACTCCGGTGATTATCCTGACTGCAAAGGATCAGATCTCCGATCGGATTGCTGGCCTCAATGCTGGCGCCGACGACTACCTGGTCAAACCGTTCGACCTGTTTGAACTCTCGGCCCGGGTGGCGGCGGTGGCCCGGCGTTACAGCGGCAATCCCAATCCGCAGATCAAGCTCGGTGATTTGCAGGTCGACATGAGCGCCCGCACCGTGCAGCGGGCCGGCGCGACGGTGGACCTCACGGCGCGAGAATGGGCGCTGTTCGAGGCCTTTGTGCAGCGCCCCAGCGCGCTGCTGTCCAAGTCGCAACTGGAAGAGCGGCTGTATGCTTTCGGCGCGGAAATCGAGAGCAATACCATCGAGGTCTATATCAGCCGTCTGCGTAAAAAACTCGGGCGCGACCTGATTGAAACCGTGCGGGGCATGGGCTACCGGTTGATGTCCGCATGA
- a CDS encoding efflux transporter outer membrane subunit, which yields MRTLHLPLLICLGLTGCMLGPDYQRPATDAPAAYRYADQEANNLSNTLWWEQFKDPVLNDLIRSALAENKDIKIAAARVEEFQGRYGVVRSQMFPQIGVGAQGSRSRAPRDNGPVPLDSGVDPIYKNYQATLNVSWELDVWGRLRRLNESARADLLASEEGRRTVILSLVSSVASSYIALRDLDRQLEIARTTAKARGDSYGIFKLRFGAGTISEMELAQNLSEFQRTQASVSQFESQVAQQENNLAVLLGRNPGPIIRGRDLTQLTLPSVPAGLPSDLLERRPDLRQAELNLISANAQIGAAKALYFPTISLTGLLGSVSNQLSNLFTGPAAAWSYGVAASMPIFTAGGIAGQVQQTEAFQQQTLLVYQQSIQSAFRDVENALVAASKSREQMASQAGQVEALRTYTRFARLRYDNGYTSYIEVLDAERSLFDAELNYTQTRGSVFTAMIDVYKATGGGWVTKADKLTATVSEKRP from the coding sequence ATGCGCACACTTCATCTCCCGCTGTTGATTTGTCTGGGCCTGACGGGCTGTATGCTCGGCCCGGATTACCAGCGCCCTGCCACAGACGCACCCGCTGCCTATCGCTATGCGGACCAGGAGGCCAACAATCTGTCCAACACCCTGTGGTGGGAACAGTTCAAGGATCCGGTCCTGAATGACTTGATCCGCAGTGCGCTGGCCGAAAATAAAGACATCAAGATTGCCGCCGCCCGGGTCGAGGAATTCCAGGGGCGTTACGGAGTGGTGCGCTCGCAGATGTTTCCGCAAATCGGCGTCGGGGCGCAAGGCAGTCGCTCCAGAGCTCCGCGCGACAACGGCCCGGTGCCATTGGATTCCGGCGTCGACCCGATTTACAAAAACTACCAGGCGACCCTCAATGTGAGCTGGGAGTTGGACGTCTGGGGTCGTTTACGACGGCTCAATGAGTCGGCGCGTGCTGACTTGCTGGCCTCGGAGGAAGGTCGGCGTACGGTCATTCTGAGCCTGGTGTCCTCGGTGGCATCCAGCTACATCGCACTTCGCGATCTTGACCGGCAACTGGAAATCGCCCGCACCACCGCCAAGGCCCGTGGCGACTCCTACGGAATTTTTAAACTGCGCTTTGGCGCCGGCACCATTTCCGAAATGGAACTGGCGCAAAACCTCTCCGAATTCCAGCGCACCCAAGCTTCTGTATCGCAATTCGAGTCCCAGGTGGCGCAACAGGAAAACAATTTGGCGGTGCTGCTTGGACGCAATCCGGGACCTATCATCAGAGGCCGTGATCTGACGCAACTGACCCTGCCCTCGGTCCCCGCCGGGTTGCCTTCGGACTTGCTGGAGCGACGCCCAGATCTACGTCAGGCCGAACTGAACCTGATTTCCGCCAATGCCCAAATCGGTGCCGCCAAGGCGCTGTACTTCCCGACGATATCCCTGACCGGGCTGTTGGGCTCAGTCAGTAACCAACTCTCGAATTTATTCACCGGACCGGCCGCCGCCTGGTCCTATGGTGTCGCCGCGAGCATGCCTATTTTCACCGCTGGCGGGATCGCCGGCCAAGTCCAACAGACCGAGGCCTTTCAACAACAAACCTTGCTGGTCTACCAACAGTCGATTCAATCAGCCTTCAGGGATGTGGAAAACGCGTTGGTCGCGGCGAGCAAATCCCGTGAGCAGATGGCTTCCCAGGCCGGTCAGGTCGAAGCGCTGCGGACTTACACCAGGTTTGCACGACTGCGCTACGACAATGGGTACACCAGCTACATAGAAGTCCTGGATGCCGAACGCAGCTTGTTCGATGCCGAGTTGAATTACACCCAGACCCGGGGTTCGGTGTTCACCGCCATGATCGATGTTTACAAGGCGACAGGTGGTGGTTGGGTGACCAAAGCGGACAAGTTGACGGCAACTGTCAGCGAAAAAAGACCATGA